AGCATATTTCCATGCTTTTAATTTGGTTTATTTACTGAATTGATACTgttaataacaaaaaaaaaacaaatatcatTTCTCACCAGATCAACAAAACCATCGTTTTGCATGTATGCACAGTTGGAGTAGCCCTCAGGTCCTGTCAGTATCTTTATCATCATGACATCTAAGCTGAATATGTCAAACCGTTGTGAAATTTCACTCTCTCGATGTATTCTGGTGGCTGGTATCCACTGCATTTGCATCACATACAAATGAGATTAGTAATTCACAAGTCACTTTCGATGTATTAGAAATAAGATATGTCCAAATCAGGCATTCAACTTACAGTGTTCCTACAGGACTTCGTGTGGTCCGAGCTAGTTCTTTACCAAAGATATCCTGGACAAACCAAAATCTGCAATTTTTGGCACCATGTTCTTATCTAGCAATATATTTTCAGGTTTTAGGTCCAAGTGGTAAAGAGGTTCCGCCAGCTCCTCATGAATATGTTTCAAACCTTCACAAGTCCCCTTAATAATTTTGTACCTAGTGTGCCAATCAAATCCATGAAACTCATCTGTGGTAGCAAACGAGGTGATTACCAATCGATCAATCAATTGCTAGTATATATATACAGAAAAGGCTTTCTTCAAAGATATAGTAAAATGAGCATAACCATACCACAAAGATGCTTTTCGAGGCTCCCATTGTGCAAATACTGGAAGCATAGGGCTCTGTATGTCTTTTCAGCGAGCACCGTCTTTCCATTATACTTTGTAGGTGTTTTCTTTGTTTCATAGCTGTAGCCAAGAATCTGCACAATATTTTGATGCTTAAGCATCTTTAGGTTACGAAACTCGTTTGTGAACTGCTGATCATCAAGTTGTAGATTTTCTTTAATCATCTTCACAGCAACATCCTACCCATTTTTAGTCACTCCCTGTTAAAGATGTTCCGTTAGTACCCAATAACGCAAATTGACCTTTTCTAACTACAACTTATAACCACATCAGAATATGGCTTGGGGCCTCGGGCAGCTGGGCACACAGCAATAAGTTTTTATTCAGCTGGTTGCCTACTTTGCATTTGCATTAACACTAACATCCATAGTTTTAAATCTCCCGCTATAGCTACCGCTATAGCTCGCTATAGCCTTTTGAGGCAGGGTGCCGCTATTTGAGTTCATATACAATTTAGACGTTATATCCCGCTATAGCCCGATATAGCTTCACTATTAGCTGTTTTAGAGATATACCGCTAAACAccttagcccgctatttaaaacatTGCTAACATCATGTCGTATAGGTATATTGTTCTGAAGCAATGCACCACAGTTTGTAAAAAGACCATGCATGCTCAAGTCTGACCTTGTAAACATCTCCATATGATCCTGCACCAATTCGTCTCTCCTCAGAGAAATCTGTTAGGATAAtaggcaatttccatgtcattttaattccataaatcaacagcatgatgatgacatataaacAATTATTAATCATTGTAATCATGATATCGATTATAtccatggtgaaaatacatgctagatcatATATCATGTGAAACTTATAAAGATCAAAAACATGTGAACTTGATTCATGAATAACAGAGAGAAACAGAtggcatgatatacatctcaTATCTGCAACAAGCATAAAGCTATATACGGAACAACAGAACTGTAAGAAGGAAACACATATGCAGAGCATATTTCTAGCATGAACAGACATAAGTATATTTCTAGCATGAACAGATATAAGATATGAAGCAAACTGATGAACTGATGAAACATGTAGAACATAAAACAGAAAGATGATGAAACAATCATACCCTCCCATCCGCGATTCTGAAGTTCCAGCAACGTCCCTTGACATGCCGTAGAAGAAGAAGATGTTTGCTACTGCCAGGAAGAAGATGGTGACGTCGGCGATCGGGAAGTAGACGATGTAGGCGTACGGAGACAGAGACTCTTCGAgcagtcgcgtagacgctccccaaaaacctaattgccgatcccccgAGCAAGGTCTCGAACGACAAGGGCTTTCGGAGGCACCTACCCGTCTCGCTTCTCCAtgcgcgcagagttacgagatgaggaaGGCCATCGAGCAACTGAATCGTATCTCTGGATGAGTACTCTCTCTTTTAACTGGAGTTGGAAGATTAACAGGAAAAGCCGAGAGGTCCCGGAGGAATGCGCCGGGAATGGAAGATGGAGAGACTCGGGAGATCAAGAGTCAGACCTCCCATCCAGTTGAAACTCCCGTTGTTAGTGGGTATTAAAAAGATAACATGCCACGCCAtgcccgcccgcctgcctgccatcgccacgccacgccatgccacgccccgccccgccccgcccgccGCCCCGGcccgagcccttgcccggcccggccggcggcggcggcggcggcacgcgcgcgcgtgtgtggcacgcctttgtccgtttctcaacttctcaaattagacggatcaattccaatcatttaagttgagtcaacgtccttttaacttccaatccggtacaaatagtaatacccacaattacaagccatagagttattgatttattaaatttataaatgggcctagcccataataaatccaacaatccccaccaaactctagggtttgtaactgtATAGTTCCAGAATCATAAttctttgatataccagtgtttcgatggagactgttaagttgaacatccacctagaacaagagtttcacttagtcacaactgaacaatggactatgccttgaattgacagttttgtgtgaggtgagattCACTCAAGTCCTTTGCCGGTACTAGGTTGCAACAAGCATCCCCgctgtttgaagcatataagtcacacttctatgcctttcatgagtgtttagggataacccaggtcccatagactgtgaccagcagtctgactcatataggtgtacttctcaaaagatgttctgtaggacaacatctcatCTTTATAAGACTCTCGGAGTACATTAAGGTAAATACCATCCTTCCTTACAGAAGGAAAAAGATATACATCAGAGATAGGTTCGTAGGGAGCTTTCCTCTCAATCTACTCATAGTTTGTTTCACcactctacttcacgggatctccgatcacatagagcaggttaccactacagtagatttcatgtgggtctcatacccatctctctcgatgcactttctatcacatttcgtgacagtcccttagtgaattgatctgccagattattcgacgtgtggacatagtccaacgttataactccggaggttttcaactttctgacagtctttaatcttcttttaacatgccttgtggacttcatgttattcctGGAACTGTTgacctttgtaatcacagtctggttgtcACAGTTCATTGAGATAGCCCGGTATCGGTTTTTCAACTACCGGTAAATCCAACAGgaaatcacgaagccactcggcttcagctccagcagtgtccaatgcagcgagttctgcttccattgtagacttcgttaagatagtctgcttgcaagacttccaggaaacagcgccacctccaagcagaaacacatatccgctcgtggcatgaagctcatcagcatcagaaatccagttggcatcacaatagccttccagtaCTTTTGGATATCCAGTATACTGAATACCATAAGTCATAGTACCTTTCAGATAACgcaacactctctcaagagcacgccagtgatcatctcccgggtttgacacaaaccggctcagcttactcacagcatatgagatgtcaggccttgttgcactcgccaggtacatgagtgagccaatgatctgggaatatgttagttgatcccttgctattcttcgatttttcctcaatagcacgctaggatcataaggcgtgggagcaggatcacagtcactaaaaccaaagcgacttagtaccttttccacatagtgggattgtaacagagttaccccaccatcaccttctctaataagcttgatgtttaaaataacattagcttctcccaaatctttcatttcaaaattgctCGACAAAAGTTTCTTTacttcctcaatcacattgagatttgatccaaagatcatgatgtcatcaacatataggcacagcataacagcttcacccccaccatatcgataatacacacatgtgtcagcttcattcacagagAAACCGGAAGATGTGAGAGTATTATCAAAcctttcatgccattgcttaggtgcttgttttaggccatataatgattttaacaacctacacaccttgttctcttgaccatccgcaatgaacccttctggctgatccatatagatctcctcttctaactctccattcaggaaagctgtcttgacatccatctgatgaatgataagaccataagaggcagccacggcaattaaggtgcgaattgtagtcaattgagcaactggtgaataggtgtcaaagaaatcttcaccctctttttgggtatatcctttggccacaagccttgccttgtacctctcaattgtaccatcaggcctaagcttttcttgaaaatccatttgcaacctataggttgacaaccataaggacggtcaacgacctcctaagttccattagacataatagaatccatctcactccttactgcttccttccacaagtcagcatcaggagaagaatacgcctctctaatggtggttggtatgtcttccacaaggtacactaaatagtcatcaccaaaggattttgcaaccctctgtctcttgctctttcgagtgactatagtgtcatcctcctcagggatGTGCACATGAAAATCT
The sequence above is drawn from the Miscanthus floridulus cultivar M001 chromosome 15, ASM1932011v1, whole genome shotgun sequence genome and encodes:
- the LOC136507117 gene encoding cysteine-rich receptor-like protein kinase 15, translated to MEAELAALDTAGAEAEWLRDFLLDLPVDVQLNSLHRNTESLSPYAYIVYFPIADVTIFFLAVANIFFFYGMSRDVAGTSESRMGGYEMYIMPSVSLYFSEERRIGAGSYGDVYKILGYSYETKKTPTKYNGKTVLAEKTYRALCFQYLHNGSLEKHLCDEFHGFDWHTRYKIIKGTCEGLKHIHEELAEPLYHLDLKPENILLDKNMVPKIADFGLSRISLWIPATRIHRESEISQRFDIFSLDVMMIKILTGPEGYSNCAYMQNDGFVDLVQKNWRNRSQATWSGSSLEAYCHQVKICAQMALNCVEEDSQERPDIVKIIDALNEIERNISKNILLQVEPIKLQFPEEADSSQIACSLQLTNNTDKHVIFRLVIKNPEHFKGSFCGVVTRGEKYSLAVTRCNKLLKPQVDRDEYLTLESSMASDHEIQYAISDHVDSHTRFFVEAIETAVRYIE